From the genome of Mucilaginibacter paludis DSM 18603:
GAATAAAGACCTGGCTAATTTTTGTAATGCCTTTCTTAAAAAATTTGAACATCGGATAGTACCATTAATGACCGCATTAGATTTAGAATTGGGAGTTGGTTATGGAAACTTTGGAAAACGGAACGCGGCCTATGATTTAACAGAGCAACTGGATATTTTGGGGGCAAATGAAAAGAAAAAACAACAACACATCCCATATACAGCACTCCACCGTTTTCTGATTGACAAGCTTACGAGCGGCGACCCGATCAGGCTGGAAGAATTTACAACAGGCCAGGAGTCATCAGATTTGCCGTTGCCAAACACGTTTAGCGTTTTACTTCATTTTTACGATAAACATCCGGTCATCGAAAATATCGGTGGTTGTACAGCTAATGCTTTATTAGGCCGTTTTACAATTGCCAGCACTGAATTGGAAAATTTCGCCCTGCAGATCACGGATTTGGAACAGCGCGCAAACCCCGGCATCCTATTTTTTGATGTCGCCTACCATCTGGAAAAGGACGTTGACAATGTCAACAGGCGGAAACAACTTTACCCATTTGAATTGCCGATCATGAGCTGGCCTTGTGAAGATGAGCCACTTTTCACAGAGGATATATGGGTTACCATCCGGGGAGCGGAAATCGTACTATGGTCGAAAAAGTATAATAGAAGAATGGTGCCGCGAATCCCATCGGCCTATAATTATTCCCGTTCTGATCTTGGGCTATTCCGGTTTTTGAGTGACCTTCAGCACCAGCATATCAAATCAGACCTTAACTTTCAATTGCCTTTTATTTTCCCGGAGCTTGATTATTATCCCCGTGTTTATTTTAAAAATGTGATTGTATCGCCCGCAAGCTGGAAATTACCAGGTGCCCTTCTTAGCTCGATACAAACTGAAAAAAGGGAATCAGCGCCGGAATTATTGAAGGACTGGCTTTATCAAAAAGGTATCCATCATCCTTTTACCGCCGGTCATAGTGATCAGAAGCTATGTTTCAATCCTTCTGAGGAATCGGATATTGACGCATTTTTATCCTATTGCCGGCAGCAGGGGAGGCTTGCCGTTTATATCTCAGAAGCCTTAATTTCAGATTACGATGTATTTACAAACGAATCAGGTAAAAAACATATTACGCAGATTATTGCAAGTTATGGGCATAGCCATCCCGTATATGAATTACCTGATTTGGAATTACCGGCAAATAGTCCTGATGAAAGTAGTATCGTCCCTCCCGGAAATGACTGGTTGTATTTTGAAATATATTGCCACCCGGCGAGAGCGAACGAAATATTGGTCAACAAGATCCGCCCCCTGTTGATGGAGATTAAACCGCAAATATATAAATGGTTTTTTATCCGGTATGATGACCCGCGGCCTCATATCAGGTTGAGGTTGCATCTAATAAACCAGACTGAAGGTTACGATATAATAAGTGAAATCCGGTCTTTAATAGAACCTGATCTAAAGATCGGGTTAATCTCTGACTTACAGATTAAAACCTATTTTCGTGAAACCTGGCGTTATGGTGATAAGAGAATGGGACTAACCGAAAACCTGTTTTTTCAGGATAGTAAATATGTAATGGGGTTGCTGGTCGGTAATAAAGCAATGGATAACTATTATGCGTCAACATTGATAATGATGAGCCTATTGGTTGCTTTAGTATTCAAAGACAGCGACGAGCAGTTGAATTTTGCAAAAGCAATGGCCGATAGTTTTAGCTGCGAATTAGGGTTGAGCCGGACCAGCTTTAAATTGCTGAACCAAAAATTTGAAGCACTGAAGCGGGATCACTTAACCGAAACTAAAATGGTAGCATTCAAACTTCAAAGTCAACTTTTAAAGGCTTACAGAAATCTGTTCAAAAAAAGTAACGATCTAACCGTTAGGCGTAAGCTATTGGCAGATGTACTCCACATGCATATTAACCGTCTTTTTATTTCCGATCAACGCATGCACGAGGGCATATTATACCAGTATTTGGTAAAGTTTATGTTAAGACAGCGCTTACGTTCAAACGTCCCAGCGGAATGCTGAGGTTTAAATGAAAGTGATTGGTTTGATCGGCATGATAATTAAAAGTTACTTCTGACCCGTAAGTATAACCTAATCTTTTCTGGATATTGTTCAGACCGGCGTGAGAGCCAGTATCGGATGTGTTTTGCGAAATAAGATTATAGGTGTCTATATGCAGGTAATGGGCATCAAGATTCAGGTTAATAACGGCTTCGTCGTTGGGTTCACTTAGATCTCCATGTTTAAAAATATTTTCGATCAGCGTCAACAGAACTAAAGGGATCAGACGGATATTCCGGATTTGCTCAGTATAATTCAGTTTAAAATAAAGTGAATGGTTTTGCCTGACCTGGTTCAAATAAATCAGGTTTTCGGCCTGGTCAATTTCGTCCCCTAAATAAATGTATTCCCCCATCTTATCGGCATCAACGGCATATCTCATCATCTCTGTTAAGACGATCACCGCGTCAGCGGCAATAGGTGACGAATCAGCGATGCTGTGATAGATAAAATCAAGTGTGTTAAAAAGAAAATGTGGATTGATTTGGGCTTTTAAGAAAGCGTTCTGCGCCTTCGTTAATTCCTGTTCCGCTTTTTGCTGAGTAATGATGTCGTTCAAATGCTGCTTTTCTAATTCATTTGTTTTTCTTTTCTCTTTCATATAGGTCACCAGGTAGTAATAACCTGTAGAAAAGCCTGCAAAGTATCCGCCCCGGTAAAGCATACTAAAAAAGTACACCCAGGACATGCGAAATGGCTTTTCATGAATGACAATCCCGCTGTCAACTAATATTACATCGAAATTGAAAGATACGAAAACAAATACGGCCAGCTCAACCAATACAAGCGGAAGCCGGAATGCGATGAATTTTTTTATCGCTAACGCCCAGGGCAAAACGATTTCAGCATGGACATAAAAAAGTATGATGGCTGCGATATAATGCAGTAAATAAGTCATGGGGTGTCCAAAAACACCGGATACATAGCCGATTAAAACCGCTTCATAAAAAATGTACAATGCCCAAACCAACAACTGTAACTTATATCGATTAAACCACAACTGGAAATTCTTTTTCATGTAAATGTTGTTTTATAGATAGAAACAAGGCCATTCCATATACCATCATTTGTTACGGTTCTTTTTCGCCCTAAGTTTCCGGAAAAAAACTATGAAAAAGAAAAATTTTAAAATCAGCGACAGTACACTGTTTGTGTACAGGGGAAATTCAGTTTCAAAATCACCTACTGAAACAGACGTGCCGACCGATCCTACAACAACGATGATCACCATAACCAAAACGGGGATGTTGCATGGTGGCCGTTCAAATTAATTAGGCTGAATCAGGCAGGGGCAATACTAACGTTTGCGCCCTGCCTTGATTAATCTTTCAGTCAAAAATGCTGAAAAATCTTTACGATAATAATCCCCAACGGTTATTTTAAGGCCATTTACCATTTTGATGGTATTTCCGTCTATGGAATCAATGTGTTGCTTTCCAATAATAAAACTGCGCTGGAATTGCACAAAGTTCTGCAAATGCCGCAATATTTTTGAAATTTCGGTGAGCGACATATAGGTAAGCACTTTTCTGGTTAGCGTATGGATCTGAACGTAGTTTTGCTTGCTCTCTATCGCTATCACATCCGAATAATTGATCTTGACGATCTTTAAATCTTCATCTTTATTTTTTACAAAAAAGAACTCATCGGGTGCTAAAAAAACGCTGCTTGTTTCATCGTTCACCGAAAACACTTTCGCCAGGGTGCCCACAAATTTTGATATAGTATACGGCTTCAAAAGATAAGCATCCGCCTCGACCTCGAAAGCCTCGTATCCGTATTGTTTATAGGCCGTTGAAAAAATTAATTTTTTAGTCTTTTTCCTGATTTCGCGGGAAAGGTCGATTCCCGTAATTTTCGGCATATTGATGTCTAATAAGATTAGATCGACCATATCCCCGTTAGCGATCTCGATCAGGGCCTGTAGTGGATCAGTGAAACTTTTCAGCAGGTTGAGGTTAGGCATTGAATTGATATAGTTGCTCAGCCAGTTAATAGCAAAAGGTTCATCATCAATAATGATACATTCAAATTTTTTCATGGTAAATAAATTATGTAGTTATAATATAAGTTGAAATGAACGACTATTTACCATCTCTTAATGCGCTAAGACGAGATTTAATAACTCTTTATGCTAAACAAGTCCGCGGAATTTTGCCAACGTAGACTTTGGTTCAGGAAAGAAAAAATACCTTTCTATGGAGAAAATTAACCTATATAGCTAACATATAGTGATTTAAACTTTATTACGCTTAATTTTAAACATTAGGTAATTTTAGGTGTGATATGAAGGTCAAATACTTTTGTTCGGTTTGCTATGGATTATATTTGGTGTGGTTTTAAAGCTTAGTTATTGAATTTAATCACCCCGGCGGTTGATAATCATCTTATCAGTTAGTGGGTACTCCAACACCTGATGATCAGCCTGCGTGTAAGCATTGCTGTTCCTTTTGCTTTTGATCCATCGTAAGCCAAACCTTTATTTCATATAAACCAATATAAAACGAAAAGTATGTTAAACTGTGTCATAGTGGACGATGAGCAATTTTCCATCGAAGCGATAAAGAAATATATCGATCTGGTGCCCCGGTTGAATATCCACGCCATATTCACCGACCCACGTACCGCCTTAGAGCAGGTAAGCAGCGAGATCAACATTGATATTCTTTTTATGGACATCAATATGCCCAATATCTCCGGATTGGAACTGGCAAAGGCCTTAAGAGCGAAAACACAAAAACTGATTTTTACCACCGCGTATTCAAAATACGCTTTTGAAGCATTCGAGGTCGAGGCGGATGCCTATCTTTTGAAACCTTACACTTTTGCCAAATTCTCAACAACCATCAACCGTCTTTTTCCTGCTGAGATGCCGGTAAGGTCTTTCGCCCACAACGGAGACCATCATGCTGATGACAATTACTTCCTGGTAAAAAATAAAGAAGAAGATTTACGCATTGTGAAGGTGCTGTATAAGGATGTGATCGCTTTTGAAAGTGCCCACAACTACATCAAAATTCACTTAACAAGTAATAAAATATTAACCGCCTATCTTACAATTAAGGACATAATGGAATTACTCGGATCTCGGGAAGGTTTTAAACAGTTTCATCGTGCATTTATTATTTCAACAGATCGCATTAATTACATTGATGGTAATACGATCAAAATGAATAACAATCTCACATTTACCGTTGGTGAATATTATAGGGAAAACTTCATGAGCTATTTGTCAAACAAATTATTCAAAACTTCAAGAAAAAGATAATGGAAATGGATAGATGATCATTAAAATTAAGATTCCTGATTTGAAAGTAAAAGCTCAGGATAAATTGAATGATGAATGTTTTTCACTTCATCACAAGTTTAAGTTAATTGGTTGCAGCGATTGGAATAGGGATTAAAACAATAAAAGCCCGCAAACAATCGCTGTCGCAGGCTTTTAACCTAAACCTTATCACAAATAAACGATATAGAGGGGAAAATCAATTGATCCATTTCTCATCATTTATTATATATCTGCAAAACTAATTTATTAAAGTGTTTTCACAAGTATTTTTTCAAAAATGTTGGGTTTTTACCCAACATTTACAGGCGCTTTACGTAAAAAGGTAAGACTAAACCTTATGATGAGAAAATTTCACGGCCTGAACAGATTTAATGAAAAGATAGGTTCCTTAAAACGAGAAGCACAGATCATGCGGGAAACCCTCAACAAGCTTCAGGATATTCACGAAAGGAAACTCCAAAGGAATAAAGCTTACCGCATCAGCAATGCTTCGCAAAAATTTGAAATCAAACTGCGTGAGGTAAACTGTATGGTAGAAGCCATTGAACATTTACATCCAGTCACCGGTAAATGGGATATCAGGTTCGGTGAGTTGGTTTTAATAGAAAGTGAGGATTGATGTGAAGAAAGACCCCTATTTCGACAACCATCCCATTTACAGTGCTCTTTCTTATGACGCCATTGTCGGGTTAATTCAATTACTGATTGATGAAGGATTGGTAGCAGCCACCGAAAGAGATGGGCTATATATCGTCTTCAAAGACTTCCGTGAAAAGGTCAGACCGACATACCAACGACTGACCGAAGCTGAAAAGCTGGAGTACATTGCCTATTTCCGGTACAGGCATCACCTGAACAACCCTTATATTCCGTGATGGTGAGGAAAGGTAAATAAAAAAGGGCCATCTCTGACCTTCTCTCCGGGTTCGCGGGCCCGTTAAATGCTAATGCCAATATGATAAGTTTATGTTATTTATTTAATTCCAAGACAGGTAGGTGAAATATCAATACAGGTTTAATTGATCACAAATGGCTCGCAACTGACATTGAACCACTTTTAGGATTTTTGCGAACTTCATAATCACCATAAAAACCCGGTTTCAACCGTTCAGCCCTGTTTTTCAGATCAACTGATAATGCCTTTAGATAGTCTATCTTATCCTGTTCGCTGACGCTTTGTTTATTGTGCTCAAAATAACCAGCAAATTCAATTAAGAGATTTTCAACTGAATAATCCCTTATGATATGCACTTGTTCCGCTTTGGTATGAATGAAATAATACAGATTGGCGTTAGTATTCATCAGCTTAAACCAATAGATGCCGTCCACAAACTCAAAATGATTGGCTCTGTCCTTCATTAGCAAATGCTGAATTTTAACAGCCGAATTAATTTGTGTGCTGTCATGTTCTGCTTTTGAAATGAAAAAAGATAACTTATTTCTGATACTATCCGGCACATGAACCATTTCAAAAGGATTTAAAACTTTTGCAGGCCGTGGCTTAGCGGCAGGTTTCTTTAGCTGGGCACTTATATTGGAAATATCCTGGCAAAATGCCTGATAGTTAAGACTGCCCCCGTAGTAAGCATTTTCAGTTAAAAAAACAGACTTTTTGAAACTGACCGGTTCTTTTCCGGAAAGCATTGCTAATTGTTCTTTATAAGCCGCTTCGTAAGATTGTTTGGTTTGTCCCTGGGCAATATTCCATAACAGCAGAACACTGAACAGGCTTAAAATTTGAGATCGCATTATTGTGAAATGGTTAGGACGATTAAAGATAGATGTTTTTATAATATTATATATTATATGGTCGAAAAATAACGGCCATTCTTATTGCGTATGATTGATTTTCTCAACGTGCCATCGGTACACAGCCGGAAGCAGGACGTCCAGCTTTTCCTTAAACAAGTTATAGTTCAATTCATCAAGACAACTGATCTTTCCTCCATTGCCAGTTAGCAAGAAAGCAAGCCATTTTAACAGTTGTTCCTCTACAGGCCCGAATGGTTCAGGCCCAAATACTTCATCTATTATCTGTTCCAGATTTGTTTCATCGCCACTTGCTTCCATCTCGATGCGGTTAAAGGTGTTGGTTAATATATCAAAGCTAAGTCTTGTTGGGTAATTCACCAACACTTATGCCTAAATAATATTTCATCTTTCTGTTCATTTACCGGGCAAGAATGATCAGCGATTTAGATAAAAAAGTATTAATTTTATTTGGGAAACACCACAAATCGTTACGAAAGGAAAGGAAGCTGACCTACCGCCAAATGGCTCAACGGTGTAATATTGACTACGGCGATATTCAGAAGATCGAAAGTGGAAAGATAAATATTACTATGTTAACATTAATTGAACTTGCTAAAGGTCTTAACCTACCACCTAAAGACCTGCTTGATTTCGAAGGATTCGTAAAACATCCATAGTATTCTTAGGTACTCCGACTATTTATATCAGTAGCCCGGCTTTTGTTCTTCTCATTAATTAGGCACTTGTCTGTACCGTTTCCTGGAAACATCGACTTGACTAATCGACATTAAGATATTTATGCAGTTTTGCTTTGTCACGTTCAGGCGTGTAGTCTGAGGTGATAGCCTGAAGGTTTCTTGCATCAAGCAATGAACCGCAACCTGCTTCTTTAAAAAGAGCGCTCAATTCTTTGTCTTCATGAATATTATATGCACTAAAAGTGGACAACTTATCAATACCCAAATATTTTTTGTCATATTTCTCCAACCCGGTAAGCTGGCGCAATTTACGTCCTTCGGGTGTTCCATCGTTAGTTAAGAATAGAAAGGAGCGAACAATCAATTTATCGTCGTGAACCGTAGTCAGTAAGTAACCTACTTTGTATTCATACATATTAAACTCGATCAGGGTGCATCCCTTCCCAGAGACGTAATTTACCGGCTGTTCAAACAGGCTGAAAAATAAATGTGCATGTACATTGTTGGCTTGTAAACCCAGTCGCTCATCCAGGCGATGAAGGGCGTGGCGCTGAATATAAACCGGTAAAGTATCATTTACCGCTGATATCAGACCAATTGCCGAAGGCTTGAATTTGACTTGCAAAC
Proteins encoded in this window:
- a CDS encoding LytR/AlgR family response regulator transcription factor, whose translation is MLNCVIVDDEQFSIEAIKKYIDLVPRLNIHAIFTDPRTALEQVSSEINIDILFMDINMPNISGLELAKALRAKTQKLIFTTAYSKYAFEAFEVEADAYLLKPYTFAKFSTTINRLFPAEMPVRSFAHNGDHHADDNYFLVKNKEEDLRIVKVLYKDVIAFESAHNYIKIHLTSNKILTAYLTIKDIMELLGSREGFKQFHRAFIISTDRINYIDGNTIKMNNNLTFTVGEYYRENFMSYLSNKLFKTSRKR
- a CDS encoding LytR/AlgR family response regulator transcription factor; the encoded protein is MKKFECIIIDDEPFAINWLSNYINSMPNLNLLKSFTDPLQALIEIANGDMVDLILLDINMPKITGIDLSREIRKKTKKLIFSTAYKQYGYEAFEVEADAYLLKPYTISKFVGTLAKVFSVNDETSSVFLAPDEFFFVKNKDEDLKIVKINYSDVIAIESKQNYVQIHTLTRKVLTYMSLTEISKILRHLQNFVQFQRSFIIGKQHIDSIDGNTIKMVNGLKITVGDYYRKDFSAFLTERLIKAGRKR
- a CDS encoding sensor histidine kinase; this encodes MKKNFQLWFNRYKLQLLVWALYIFYEAVLIGYVSGVFGHPMTYLLHYIAAIILFYVHAEIVLPWALAIKKFIAFRLPLVLVELAVFVFVSFNFDVILVDSGIVIHEKPFRMSWVYFFSMLYRGGYFAGFSTGYYYLVTYMKEKRKTNELEKQHLNDIITQQKAEQELTKAQNAFLKAQINPHFLFNTLDFIYHSIADSSPIAADAVIVLTEMMRYAVDADKMGEYIYLGDEIDQAENLIYLNQVRQNHSLYFKLNYTEQIRNIRLIPLVLLTLIENIFKHGDLSEPNDEAVINLNLDAHYLHIDTYNLISQNTSDTGSHAGLNNIQKRLGYTYGSEVTFNYHADQTNHFHLNLSIPLGRLNVSAVLT
- a CDS encoding lantibiotic dehydratase; the encoded protein is MQKIKSGSFQLNLLNTALCRTPVFSPTDQLENKWDELKELINLSSPSFYHLIANCSKADLDTLSPKIRYTIWKYFNRVRYRPTPFGKLAAISLVPFLAFPQTPVILEDTLSVHEFIDWKDVCQHRFNNNISVSKARWLIANSTIYFIDTNVRYIRRNEDFFELAVIAGFPELITVLTICRKKISRDALFKKMASELNVNDRQIKQLLSQMLRLQLLFSEVEVNITGKEYFQRIGLKNSKLSLKYLISERKLVSGAIADHDMKELPQLIKFLAKHLPDTENKDLANFCNAFLKKFEHRIVPLMTALDLELGVGYGNFGKRNAAYDLTEQLDILGANEKKKQQHIPYTALHRFLIDKLTSGDPIRLEEFTTGQESSDLPLPNTFSVLLHFYDKHPVIENIGGCTANALLGRFTIASTELENFALQITDLEQRANPGILFFDVAYHLEKDVDNVNRRKQLYPFELPIMSWPCEDEPLFTEDIWVTIRGAEIVLWSKKYNRRMVPRIPSAYNYSRSDLGLFRFLSDLQHQHIKSDLNFQLPFIFPELDYYPRVYFKNVIVSPASWKLPGALLSSIQTEKRESAPELLKDWLYQKGIHHPFTAGHSDQKLCFNPSEESDIDAFLSYCRQQGRLAVYISEALISDYDVFTNESGKKHITQIIASYGHSHPVYELPDLELPANSPDESSIVPPGNDWLYFEIYCHPARANEILVNKIRPLLMEIKPQIYKWFFIRYDDPRPHIRLRLHLINQTEGYDIISEIRSLIEPDLKIGLISDLQIKTYFRETWRYGDKRMGLTENLFFQDSKYVMGLLVGNKAMDNYYASTLIMMSLLVALVFKDSDEQLNFAKAMADSFSCELGLSRTSFKLLNQKFEALKRDHLTETKMVAFKLQSQLLKAYRNLFKKSNDLTVRRKLLADVLHMHINRLFISDQRMHEGILYQYLVKFMLRQRLRSNVPAEC
- a CDS encoding helix-turn-helix domain-containing protein, yielding MISDLDKKVLILFGKHHKSLRKERKLTYRQMAQRCNIDYGDIQKIESGKINITMLTLIELAKGLNLPPKDLLDFEGFVKHP